One Mauremys mutica isolate MM-2020 ecotype Southern chromosome 9, ASM2049712v1, whole genome shotgun sequence DNA segment encodes these proteins:
- the LOC123377369 gene encoding major facilitator superfamily domain-containing protein 8-like, with the protein MEYQRKKKLTNFTIGLLFLSGGIEYAVILPTIWAYLQTLHAEPYFLGLGISAFSLTGLLTGPLFGHWSDRSQRTKAIILFANVFEIVGNFMYFMGVSKWLLLGSRLVAGIGTGAGASIFGYLTRSTTSQERATVFAAVMACRQVGLLIGPACNLFLRLCNFRLGPFEVNKFTSPGLFMCLLWILLQFVVAAMYYDLQPVPHPQRAALAAQQEEEEREPLVQHDAGQEEPAEHRSYGGTIQRVPAEPPVGDESRYVPNGHLAEEEGGVKEKSPFQNFSAMREYLREEVVVLLTAQFITLFNQTALETMVTPITQRYLSFGELENSIMYFLCGIEVICGFFLVRCLSSRLPDRVILVLGLVICNVACIWCLLFLARPQGSFPVLLSELVVGVFLQVLGLPFVAVSQVSLFSKVTAERTQGFSQGLRRSVGGIATILGPLWAGGLTENLYIMLGVMMGLLSLLMVMVGLSYSYLVEPPRSYVPGPSPEEQRW; encoded by the exons CGGTGATTCTGCCCACGATCTGGGCCTACCTGCAGACGCTCCATGCTGAGCCGTACTTCCTGGGCCTGGGCATCTCTGCCTTCAGCCTCACTGGCCTGCTCACGGGGCCCCTCTTCGGGCACTGGTCTGATCGGAGCCAGCGCACCAAAGCCATCATCCTCTTTGCCAACGTGTTTGAGATAGTGG GGAATTTCATGTACTTTATGGGCGTCTCCAAGTGGCTCCTCCTGGGCAGCCGGCTGGTGGCAG GTATTGGGACGGGAGCGGGTGCCTCCATCTTTGGCTATCTCACCCGCTCCACCACCTCGCAGGAGCGTGCCACGGTGTTTGCTGCAGTGATGGCGTGCCGGCAGGTCGGGCTGCTGATCG GACCCGCCTGTAACCTCTTCCTGCGGCTCTGCAACTTCCGGCTGGGGCCCTTTGAGGTCAACAAGTTCACCTCCCCGGGG CTCTTCATGTGCCTGCTCTGGATCCTGCTCCAGTTTGTGGTCGCGGCGATGTACTACGACCTGCAGCCCGTGCCCCACCCGCAGCGAGCGGCGCTGGCagcgcagcaggaggaggaggagcgggagcCCTTGGTGCAGCACgacgctggccaggaggagcccgCTGAGCACCGGAGCTATGGCGGCACCATCCAGCGGGTGCCCGCTGAGCCCCCCGTGGGGGACGAGTCCCGCTACGTGCCCAACGGGCACCTGGCCGAGGAGGAGGGCGGCGTAAAGGAGAAGAGCCCGTTTCAGAACTTCAGCGCCATGCGCG AGTACCTGCGGGAGGAAGTGGTGGTTCTGCTCACTGCCCAGTTCATCACCCTCTTCAACCAAACAGCCCTGGAG ACCATGGTGACTCCCATCACCCAGCGCTACCTGAGCTTCGGGGAGCTCGAGAACAGCATCATGTACTTCCTGTGCGGCATCGAG gTGATCTGCGGCTTCTTCCTGGTGCGCTGCCTCAGCAGCCGCCTCCCCGACCGCGTGATCCTGGTGCTTGGGCTGGTCATCTGCAACGTGGCTTGTATCTGGTGCCTGCTCTTCCTGGCCCGGCCCCAAG GAAGCTTTCCCGTCCTGCTGTCCGAGCTGGTGGTCGGCGTGTTCCTGCAGGTGCTGGGGCTGCCTTTTGTGGCTGTCTCCCAGGTCTCGCTCTTCTCCAAGGTCACAGCGGAGAGAACACAAG GTTTCAGCCAGGGCCTGCGACGGTCAGTGGGGGGAATCGCCACCATTCTGGGGCCCCTGTGGGCTGGAGGCCTGACCGAAAACCTCTACATCATGCTGGGGGTGATGATGGGCCTGCTGAGCCTGCTGATG GTCATGGTCGGGCTCTCGTACTCTTACCTGGTGGAGCCGCCCAGGAGCTACGTGCCGGGACCGTCCCCGGAGGAGCAGCGCTGGTga